From a region of the Halolamina sp. CBA1230 genome:
- a CDS encoding A24 family peptidase, translated as MGGLASLGDLARLLAVPLLGWAALRDVRTRRVPNWVWYVLGGLGAVLLAAELARSAPFAGRYARLELFRIAVSIGLVVPLAYLFWRIGGFGGADAKALMALAVLFPTYPAYYPPATLFGVPLPPVLPAEPTLVGVFSLTVLTNTVLVGALFPVALAARNALAGRVEPAMFLARVVPVDDLVNQHGRLFEDRSGFTRSGLDVDALRMYLRWRGLALAELRAAPERYRDPDSVGETFDATDGAVDPTAVEHGTASNDADDPPEDREHDDPWAAERFLDDVDGSAYGTDPETLREGLETVAREEAVWLSPGLPFLVPMFVGLLIGLTYGDLLYGLLTALGLA; from the coding sequence CTGGGGGGCCTCGCCTCGCTCGGCGATCTCGCCCGCCTGCTCGCGGTGCCGCTGCTGGGCTGGGCCGCGCTGCGTGACGTGCGGACGCGCCGGGTTCCCAACTGGGTCTGGTACGTTCTCGGCGGGCTCGGCGCGGTGCTGCTGGCGGCGGAGCTGGCGCGCTCGGCGCCGTTCGCCGGCCGGTACGCCCGCCTCGAACTGTTCCGGATCGCCGTAAGTATCGGCCTCGTCGTCCCGCTTGCGTACCTGTTCTGGCGGATCGGCGGGTTCGGCGGCGCCGACGCGAAGGCGCTGATGGCGCTTGCGGTGCTGTTCCCGACCTACCCCGCGTACTACCCGCCGGCGACGCTGTTCGGCGTCCCTCTCCCGCCGGTGCTCCCGGCCGAACCCACGCTCGTCGGCGTGTTCTCGCTGACGGTGCTGACCAACACCGTGCTCGTCGGCGCACTGTTCCCGGTCGCGCTGGCGGCCCGAAACGCGCTCGCTGGGCGGGTCGAGCCGGCGATGTTCCTCGCCCGGGTCGTCCCGGTCGACGACCTGGTCAACCAGCACGGCCGGCTGTTCGAGGATCGCTCGGGGTTCACCCGCTCGGGGCTGGACGTCGACGCGCTGCGGATGTACCTGCGCTGGCGCGGCCTCGCGCTCGCGGAACTGCGCGCGGCCCCGGAGCGCTACCGCGACCCCGACAGCGTGGGCGAGACGTTCGACGCGACCGACGGCGCGGTCGACCCGACGGCGGTCGAACACGGCACTGCCTCGAACGACGCCGACGACCCGCCCGAGGACCGCGAGCACGACGACCCGTGGGCCGCCGAGCGCTTCCTCGACGACGTCGACGGCTCGGCGTACGGCACCGATCCCGAGACGCTGCGGGAGGGGCTGGAGACCGTCGCCCGGGAGGAGGCTGTGTGGCTCTCGCCGGGGCTGCCGTTCCTCGTCCCGATGTTCGTCGGCCTGCTGATCGGGCTGACGTACGGCGACCTGCTGTACGGGCTGTTGACCGCGCTGGGACTTGCCTGA
- a CDS encoding phosphate-starvation-inducible PsiE family protein: protein MTDEEQDPVGRELETGDSLDDRILEFSEALIRYTEVAAAVVLGALFAIGVFDLGLQIVQSAVDGSITDPLVVVGFIDTALLLFIIVEVYQTVVAYTQESTTRRIVRLVIYTGVIAMIRKAIIFRTGEYASEQAALFAAAAYTLLILGLAVLLVVERQE from the coding sequence GTGACCGACGAGGAACAGGATCCGGTCGGCAGGGAACTCGAGACCGGCGACTCCCTCGACGACCGCATCCTGGAGTTCAGCGAGGCGCTCATCCGCTACACCGAGGTCGCCGCGGCGGTGGTGCTGGGCGCGCTGTTCGCCATCGGCGTGTTCGACCTCGGCCTGCAGATCGTCCAGAGCGCCGTCGACGGCTCCATCACCGACCCGCTTGTCGTCGTCGGGTTCATCGACACGGCGCTGCTGCTGTTCATCATCGTCGAGGTGTACCAGACCGTCGTCGCCTACACGCAGGAGAGCACCACCCGGCGCATCGTCAGGCTCGTCATCTACACCGGCGTCATCGCGATGATCCGGAAGGCCATCATCTTCCGGACCGGCGAGTACGCGTCCGAACAGGCCGCGCTGTTCGCCGCGGCGGCGTACACGCTCCTCATCCTCGGCCTCGCCGTGTTGCTCGTCGTCGAGCGGCAGGAGTGA
- the hisI gene encoding phosphoribosyl-AMP cyclohydrolase: MAETSDRSAVDIEFGDDGLVPAVAQDTDSGEVLMLAYVSPEALRRTVDTGRAHYYSRSRDELWEKGATSGNTQSVVDVRVDCDADTLLYEVEQDGGACHTGYRSCFHRSVQATDDGETVRVETTGERVFDPDVVYE; this comes from the coding sequence ATGGCTGAAACCTCCGACCGCTCGGCGGTCGATATCGAGTTCGGCGACGACGGGCTGGTCCCCGCGGTGGCCCAGGACACCGACTCCGGCGAGGTGTTGATGCTCGCGTACGTCTCGCCCGAGGCGCTCCGGCGCACCGTCGACACCGGCCGCGCCCACTACTACTCCCGCTCCCGCGACGAGCTCTGGGAGAAAGGCGCCACCAGCGGCAACACCCAGTCGGTCGTCGACGTGCGCGTCGACTGCGACGCCGACACGCTGCTGTACGAGGTCGAACAGGACGGCGGCGCCTGCCACACGGGGTATCGCTCCTGTTTCCACCGTTCCGTACAGGCGACCGATGACGGCGAGACCGTTCGAGTGGAAACGACGGGCGAACGAGTGTTCGATCCCGACGTCGTGTACGAATGA